A region of Staphylococcus sp. IVB6181 DNA encodes the following proteins:
- a CDS encoding heavy-metal-associated domain-containing protein has product MKQIKLQLETLTCPTCIKKIEGALNQTDGVENAKVLFNSSKVKVGFDESKLNTKEISHTIEQLGYQVLKTA; this is encoded by the coding sequence ATGAAACAAATCAAACTACAATTAGAAACACTGACATGCCCTACGTGCATTAAGAAAATCGAAGGTGCCTTAAACCAGACTGACGGCGTTGAAAATGCTAAAGTGCTCTTTAACAGCAGTAAAGTTAAAGTCGGCTTTGATGAATCCAAACTTAACACAAAGGAAATCAGTCATACAATTGAACAACTTGGCTATCAAGTATTGAAAACGGCTTAA
- a CDS encoding cation-translocating P-type ATPase translates to MFTKWVFRNEQKLTLLSFIGLVIGIVLHFVPKDLHLFSNALLITATVLAMLVIGLKAVQALRFKMFSIELLISIAVIGALFIGEYIESAVVTFLFLFGTYLEKKTLERTRRSIQSLTELAPTEAVLLNEDKTRSVISVDEVVKSDRLVLTPGSRVPVDGHIVKGEGTLNEASITGESVPKTKTQNDTLFSSTILDSGYVEMIADKVGEDTAFANIIDLIEEAQETKSDTERFLDRFAKWYTPGVIILAALVGLITWNLHLAITFLVIACPGALIIGAPVSSVAGIGNGAKHGALIKGSDIMETLSKIDVMVFDKTGTLTKGTPEVVHIESFNTAPPELLGMLGSLEQTSEHHLGKAIVDYASKHYNLNDYNVQTTDHHKGKGLEGTIDGYHISAGNRALMKAEHVQISPQAMQHAKAEEQSAHTLVYVAVNQQLAYILSIKDEIREDAKAAMELMKAHGVKQTVMLTGDNPQTAMAIGKDLNIDVIKAELLPEDKTAYIEKLKQEGYHTAMAGDGINDAPAIATADIGIAMGDGGTDVSMETADIVLMADRLKQYAHAFLLAQATSRNIKQNIAIAMITVFSLLIGVLLGGVNLAIGMFIHEASVLIVILNAMRLIRFKTKGEDINETNQTTIRNTDMPYVH, encoded by the coding sequence ATGTTTACTAAATGGGTTTTCCGCAATGAACAGAAACTGACATTGCTGTCATTCATAGGATTGGTCATCGGTATTGTTTTACACTTTGTGCCTAAAGACCTGCACCTCTTCAGCAACGCTTTATTAATCACAGCCACTGTTCTCGCAATGCTGGTCATCGGTTTAAAAGCCGTACAAGCTTTAAGATTCAAAATGTTTAGTATTGAGTTGTTAATCAGTATTGCGGTGATTGGGGCGCTGTTTATCGGAGAGTATATTGAATCTGCTGTTGTGACGTTCTTATTCTTATTTGGAACCTACCTTGAAAAGAAAACATTAGAACGTACACGCCGCTCTATCCAATCATTGACAGAACTCGCACCGACAGAAGCAGTATTGCTCAATGAAGACAAAACACGTTCGGTAATCAGTGTCGATGAAGTCGTTAAAAGCGACCGTCTTGTCTTAACACCCGGCAGCCGTGTCCCTGTCGATGGACATATTGTCAAAGGAGAAGGCACATTGAATGAAGCCTCGATTACAGGAGAATCTGTACCTAAAACTAAAACACAGAATGACACACTTTTCAGCAGTACGATTTTAGATTCAGGCTATGTTGAAATGATTGCGGATAAAGTCGGAGAAGATACAGCTTTTGCGAATATTATAGATTTAATTGAAGAAGCTCAAGAAACCAAATCTGATACTGAACGTTTCTTAGACCGCTTCGCTAAATGGTATACACCTGGTGTTATCATCTTAGCTGCGCTTGTCGGACTCATCACATGGAATCTGCATCTTGCGATTACCTTCTTAGTGATTGCTTGTCCAGGTGCATTAATTATCGGTGCCCCTGTGTCAAGTGTTGCGGGAATTGGAAATGGCGCAAAACACGGTGCTCTGATTAAAGGCAGCGATATTATGGAAACACTCTCTAAAATCGATGTCATGGTCTTTGATAAAACCGGCACATTAACCAAAGGTACACCTGAAGTCGTTCACATTGAAAGCTTTAACACAGCACCTCCTGAACTTTTAGGGATGCTCGGCAGTTTAGAACAAACATCAGAACACCACCTCGGCAAAGCGATTGTCGACTATGCAAGCAAGCATTACAACCTGAATGATTATAATGTACAAACGACAGATCACCATAAAGGCAAAGGCTTGGAAGGTACCATTGACGGCTATCACATCAGTGCAGGCAACCGTGCATTAATGAAAGCTGAGCATGTACAGATAAGTCCGCAAGCAATGCAGCACGCTAAAGCCGAAGAACAATCTGCACATACTTTAGTTTATGTCGCAGTCAACCAGCAATTAGCTTATATCCTATCAATCAAAGATGAAATACGAGAAGACGCAAAAGCTGCGATGGAATTAATGAAGGCACACGGTGTTAAACAGACTGTTATGTTGACTGGAGATAATCCGCAGACTGCCATGGCAATCGGCAAAGATTTAAATATTGATGTCATCAAAGCTGAATTGCTGCCTGAAGACAAGACAGCTTACATTGAGAAACTAAAACAAGAAGGCTATCACACAGCGATGGCTGGAGATGGTATTAATGATGCCCCTGCCATTGCGACAGCGGATATCGGTATTGCGATGGGAGACGGCGGTACAGATGTCTCAATGGAAACAGCGGATATAGTCTTAATGGCCGATCGTTTAAAACAGTATGCACACGCCTTCTTATTAGCACAAGCAACCAGCAGAAATATCAAACAAAATATAGCCATCGCCATGATTACAGTATTCAGTTTACTCATCGGTGTACTGCTCGGCGGTGTGAATTTAGCCATTGGAATGTTTATTCATGAAGCAAGTGTACTCATCGTTATCTTAAATGCGATGCGTTTAATTCGATTTAAAACTAAAGGAGAAGATATTAATGAAACAAATCAAACTACAATTAGAAACACTGACATGCCCTACGTGCATTAA
- a CDS encoding Crp/Fnr family transcriptional regulator: MKGYQLCVSKVPIFQNLDRTALEHVFSKVHSNTVKKGEYLFMAGDDVHTLFVIHSGKVRIFRLTDEGEEQLIRILDHSDFTGELTLFDAVSSAQTYAEAIEDSQVCTIDQSAIHALIQDYPDIGIKMIEGLAKRLNQTETMTTQIALMSSKERLMAYIELETKDNLLKLPMTKKHLATYLSMQPETLNRTFKQLEQEGILDKINHNTYKVLKN, encoded by the coding sequence ATGAAAGGCTATCAATTATGTGTGAGTAAAGTACCGATTTTTCAAAACTTGGATCGTACAGCACTAGAACATGTCTTTTCAAAAGTACATTCTAATACCGTAAAAAAAGGTGAATATCTCTTTATGGCCGGCGATGACGTACATACGTTATTTGTTATACATTCAGGCAAAGTGAGGATTTTCAGACTTACTGACGAGGGTGAAGAACAATTAATACGCATATTGGATCATAGCGATTTTACTGGCGAACTGACATTATTCGATGCGGTGTCCAGTGCACAAACCTACGCAGAAGCAATAGAAGACAGTCAAGTGTGTACCATCGACCAATCCGCAATCCATGCGCTGATACAAGATTACCCAGATATCGGTATTAAGATGATAGAAGGATTAGCCAAACGTTTGAATCAGACAGAAACTATGACAACGCAAATCGCACTGATGAGCAGTAAAGAACGTCTCATGGCTTATATTGAACTTGAAACTAAAGACAATTTACTGAAATTGCCGATGACTAAAAAACACTTAGCGACTTATTTAAGCATGCAGCCGGAAACTCTGAATCGTACCTTCAAACAGTTGGAACAAGAAGGTATTTTAGACAAAATCAACCACAATACCTATAAAGTACTGAAAAATTGA